A stretch of the Massilia sp. W12 genome encodes the following:
- a CDS encoding S41 family peptidase yields the protein MPAKNLFASSLLCCVCLLPLSSTANDVQPERDSQSAVQALKFTPAQLKADLQSLRAHIDAIHPDISHSASPAQLEQAYAEIAASLTEALTAKEFWLRMARLNPLFNDGHWSVNLPETEHDLQKFIDNIGGGFPFEVHVKPDGELTVLALAGGGATAWRGARIEAINGVVAPLLSRQLLALRHGDTPMNRANLLGPSFQLYYASLFGSPAEFTLRLKQNDKLTELTLPASKQAARLGRDTGKEIADFFSYQALDAQTAYLKLGSFSLPDEPAVGVFTKQAFTQMKASGATRLIIDVRENRGGNDSVWLEHVMPYLADQPFRAGSHSKKKVIASRATPAEPAGQVIDGQINTWHQPQLANPLRFKGKVVLLIGRRTYSSAVQFANVMQDFGFATLAGEAAYVRSRSTGGIQYVTLPHSKLFIVIPRFWVARPQGGFSEQLLSPDWLMQDDVSAPDSLVQAVVRRMQQQSKL from the coding sequence ATGCCTGCTAAAAATCTGTTTGCATCGTCCCTGCTATGCTGTGTTTGCCTGCTGCCATTGAGCAGCACAGCGAACGATGTGCAGCCTGAGCGCGATAGCCAATCTGCTGTGCAGGCGCTTAAGTTCACGCCTGCGCAGCTCAAAGCTGACCTCCAAAGCCTGCGCGCGCATATCGATGCCATTCATCCGGACATCAGCCACTCGGCCTCCCCGGCCCAATTGGAACAGGCTTACGCTGAAATTGCTGCCAGTCTGACTGAAGCGCTGACTGCCAAGGAGTTCTGGCTCAGGATGGCCAGGCTCAATCCCCTGTTCAATGATGGACATTGGTCGGTGAATTTGCCGGAAACGGAACACGATCTGCAAAAGTTCATCGACAATATTGGCGGTGGTTTTCCATTTGAAGTGCATGTCAAACCCGATGGCGAGCTGACTGTGCTGGCGCTGGCTGGCGGGGGCGCGACTGCATGGCGTGGCGCACGCATTGAAGCGATTAATGGCGTGGTTGCGCCATTGCTCAGCCGTCAATTGCTGGCCTTGCGCCACGGCGACACCCCAATGAACAGAGCCAATTTGCTGGGGCCGTCTTTCCAACTGTATTACGCCAGCTTATTTGGCTCGCCGGCTGAATTTACGCTGCGCTTAAAGCAAAACGATAAGTTGACTGAGTTGACTTTGCCGGCCAGCAAACAGGCTGCGCGGCTTGGCCGGGATACGGGTAAAGAGATCGCTGACTTTTTCAGCTATCAGGCGCTGGATGCGCAGACTGCCTATTTGAAACTGGGCTCGTTCAGCCTGCCGGATGAGCCGGCGGTGGGGGTGTTTACCAAACAAGCCTTCACACAGATGAAAGCCTCTGGCGCGACCAGGCTGATTATTGACGTGCGGGAAAACCGTGGCGGGAATGATTCAGTCTGGCTTGAGCATGTCATGCCCTACCTGGCAGACCAGCCATTCCGGGCGGGGTCTCACTCGAAAAAGAAAGTGATCGCCAGCCGCGCCACGCCCGCCGAGCCGGCAGGTCAGGTGATTGACGGGCAAATCAACACATGGCATCAGCCACAGCTGGCAAACCCGCTCCGTTTCAAGGGGAAAGTCGTGCTGTTGATTGGCCGCCGCACCTATTCATCGGCGGTGCAATTTGCGAATGTGATGCAGGATTTTGGCTTTGCCACGCTGGCGGGGGAAGCGGCTTATGTGCGTTCGCGTTCTACCGGGGGGATTCAGTATGTGACGCTGCCGCACAGCAAGTTATTCATCGTCATACCAAGGTTTTGGGTGGCGCGGCCACAAGGCGGTTTTAGCGAACAGCTGTTAAGCCCGGATTGGCTGATGCAAGATGATGTGAGCGCGCCGGATAGCCTGGTGCAGGCTGTTGTCAGGCGAATGCAACAGCAATCGAAGCTGTAG